Proteins from a single region of Juglans microcarpa x Juglans regia isolate MS1-56 chromosome 5S, Jm3101_v1.0, whole genome shotgun sequence:
- the LOC121267080 gene encoding uncharacterized protein LOC121267080, translating into MAKSSNNSSPPLGNPSDDSLSYYYLDPSDNPGALLVSEIFSGDNYVAWSRSITIALTVKNKVAFIDRSLPQPSPTNARLKTAWLRANNLVLSWLMNSIAKEIRGSLLYFNNAIDIWNELKFRYLRNDGPRVFALEKSSSSISLGSNSITVYFSVFKALWDEYISYHPLLTCNCGFMEKCTCAVLKNLVDQQQAEYLIR; encoded by the coding sequence ATGGCAAAATCCTCTAATAATTCTTCTCCTCCTTTGGGAAATCCATCTGATGATTCCTTAAGTTACTACTATCTGGATCCATCTGATAATCCTGGAGCTCTTCTTGTATCTGAGATTTTTTCTGGTGACAACTATGTGGCTTGGAGTCGATCCATCACAATTGCTCTCACAGTCAAGAACAAAGTTGCCTTCATCGATAGGAGTTTGCCTCAACCTAGTCCTACTAATGCTCGACTTAAGACTGCCTGGTTAAGGGCAAACAATCTTGTGCTTTCTTGGCTAATGAATTCCATTGCAAAGGAGATTCGAGGTAGTCTTCTTTATTTCAACAATGCTATTGACATTTGGAATGAATTAAAGTTTCGATACCTGCGTAATGATGGTCCAAGAGTATTCGCCTTGGAAAAATCCTCAAGTTCTATTTCTCTAGGCTCGAATTCAATCACTGTGTATTTTAGTGTTTTCAAAGCACTATGGGATGAATATATTAGTTATCATCCCCTTCTAACTTGTAATTGTGGATTTATGGAAAAGTGTACCTGTGCAGTGTTGAAGAACCTTGTTGATCAACAACAAGCTGAATATCTCATCAGGTAA
- the LOC121267679 gene encoding uncharacterized protein LOC121267679 isoform X1 codes for MNRLLASNKEKAEKVSCYFCKKVFNNYQDLEAHLRAHQEEINGRKSSNYPAHFSNFMDIVSTIPNSISMVLPGSSFHRSGNKLSKLFLRTTSPLEFSKFCLNELSRVHATVSMPSAPSSFGDALMNFQHHSFSNFSDPACATSLPDSGLGSNLLHGLKEYTAVGSFPPGHGPCSGQTGVGKYDKSSVNPDMMNSSKGPQISSSLPAETEEPQKNEPLPFIEKEEIERLDILKDVEDSFSELGISFYDKE; via the exons ATGAATCGCCTTTTGGCCTCCAACAAAGAAAAGGCTGAGAAGGTTTCATGctacttttgtaaaaaagtgttcAATAATTACCAGGATCTTGAGGCCCATCTTAGGGCTCATCAAGAGGAGATTAATGGAAGGAAGAGCTCGAATTATCCTGCTCATTTCAGTAATTTCATGGACATCGTTAGCACTATCCCTAATTCCATCTCCATGGTCCTGCCTGGAAGTTCCTTTCACCGTTCTGGGAATAAGCTGAGTAAACTTTTCCTTAGGACAACCTCTCCTTTGGAATTCTCTAAGTTCTGCTTGAATGAACTCAGCAGGGTACATGCAA CTGTTTCTATGCCTTCTGCTCCATCTTCCTTTGGAGATGCCTTGATGAACTTTCAGCATCACAGCTTCAGTAATTTTTCTGATCCTGCCTGTGCTACAAGTCTTCCTGATTCAGGGCTTGGCTCAAATCTATTGCACGGCTTGAAAGAGTATACTGCTGTTGGTTCCTTTCCTCCTGGCCATGGTCCATGCTCAGGCCAAACTGGAGTTGGTAAGTATGATAAGAGTAGTGTGAATCCTGATATGATGAATTCATCAAAAGGGCCTCAGATCAGCTCCAGCCTGCCTGCTGAAACAGAGGAGCCTCAGAAGAACGAGCCACTTCCCTTTATTGAGAAGGAAGAGATAGAAAGGTTGGACATCCTTAAGGATGTGGAGGACTCGTTTTCTGAGTTGGGGATTTCTTTTTATGACAAAGAGTGA
- the LOC121267679 gene encoding uncharacterized protein LOC121267679 isoform X2, whose protein sequence is MDIVSTIPNSISMVLPGSSFHRSGNKLSKLFLRTTSPLEFSKFCLNELSRVHASKCSENDVQNDSSLSAMSPYLSSDGSHAEIHHSNPLSSAVSMPSAPSSFGDALMNFQHHSFSNFSDPACATSLPDSGLGSNLLHGLKEYTAVGSFPPGHGPCSGQTGVGKYDKSSVNPDMMNSSKGPQISSSLPAETEEPQKNEPLPFIEKEEIERLDILKDVEDSFSELGISFYDKE, encoded by the coding sequence ATGGACATCGTTAGCACTATCCCTAATTCCATCTCCATGGTCCTGCCTGGAAGTTCCTTTCACCGTTCTGGGAATAAGCTGAGTAAACTTTTCCTTAGGACAACCTCTCCTTTGGAATTCTCTAAGTTCTGCTTGAATGAACTCAGCAGGGTACATGCAAGTAAATGCTCTGAAAATGATGTTCAAAATGATTCATCTCTGTCTGCCATGTCTCCATATCTTTCATCTGACGGTAGCCATGCTGAAATTCATCATTCCAATCCTTTATCGTCAGCTGTTTCTATGCCTTCTGCTCCATCTTCCTTTGGAGATGCCTTGATGAACTTTCAGCATCACAGCTTCAGTAATTTTTCTGATCCTGCCTGTGCTACAAGTCTTCCTGATTCAGGGCTTGGCTCAAATCTATTGCACGGCTTGAAAGAGTATACTGCTGTTGGTTCCTTTCCTCCTGGCCATGGTCCATGCTCAGGCCAAACTGGAGTTGGTAAGTATGATAAGAGTAGTGTGAATCCTGATATGATGAATTCATCAAAAGGGCCTCAGATCAGCTCCAGCCTGCCTGCTGAAACAGAGGAGCCTCAGAAGAACGAGCCACTTCCCTTTATTGAGAAGGAAGAGATAGAAAGGTTGGACATCCTTAAGGATGTGGAGGACTCGTTTTCTGAGTTGGGGATTTCTTTTTATGACAAAGAGTGA